A part of Hippopotamus amphibius kiboko isolate mHipAmp2 chromosome 16, mHipAmp2.hap2, whole genome shotgun sequence genomic DNA contains:
- the NUDT7 gene encoding peroxisomal coenzyme A diphosphatase NUDT7 isoform X2: MSRPCPPQEPVRNSLINDAKAHLRKHDVGTKYSHLSSNKYSILLPLLAKEGKLYLLFTLRSEKLRRSPGEVCFPGGKCEPTDADDVATALREAQEEIGLHPHQVEVVCCLVPLLFDRDTLIIPVVGFIDSNFQAQPNPDEVKNVFLVPLEYFLHPRVYHQNHLTRSGHHVITHCFEYMNPEDGLTYHIRGMTAKCALFVALIILGKKPSFEVEFNLNDLRSSSEESFLKLHKHATSKL, translated from the exons ATGTCGCGACCCTGTCCTCCCCAGGAGCCAGTCAG aaaCAGTTTGATAAATGACGCTAAGGCCCACCTAAGAAAGCATGATGTTGGGACCAAATATTCTCACTTGTCATCTAACAAATATTCCATCCTTTTACCGTTGTTGGCTAAAGAAGGAAAACTCTACCTTTTGTTCACCCTCCGGTCAGAGAAG CTGCGGAGGTCACCTGGAGAGGTCTGCTTTCCTGGAGGCAAGTGCGAACCTACGGATGCAGATGATGTGGCCACGGCTCTCCGGGAAGCCCAGGAGGAAATAGGGCTGCATCCTCATCAAGTAGAGGTCGTCTGCTGCCTGGTGCCACTGCTGTTTGAT AGAGATACATTGATAATCCCTGTTGTAGGATTTATAGACTCCAACTTCCAGGCCCAGCCTAACCCTGATGAAGTTAAGAATGTGTTCCTGGTGCCTCTGGAATATTTCCTGCATCCCCGTGTCTACCACCAGAATCACCTGACACGCTCTGGTCATCATGTTATTACTCACTGCTTTGAGTACATGAACCCTGAAGACGGTCTGACTTATCATATCAGGGGAATGACTGCAAAATGTGCCTTGTTTGTTGCcttaattattttggggaagAAACCCTCCTTTGAGGTTGAATTTAATCTCAACGATCTGAGGTCATCCTCTGAAGAGTCTTTCCTGAAGCTTCATAAACATGCTACAAGCAAGTTATGA
- the LOC130838963 gene encoding 60S ribosomal protein L21-like codes for MTNTKGKRRGTRYMFSRPFRKHGVVPLATYMRIYKKADIVDIKGMGTVQKGMPHKCYHGKTGRVYNVPQHAVGIIVNKQVKGKILAKRINVHTEHIKHSKSRDSFLKRVKENDQKKKEAKEKGTWVQLKRQPAPPREAHFVRTNGKETELLEPIPYEFMA; via the coding sequence ATGACCAAcacaaaagggaagaggaggggcaccCGCTACATGTTCTCTAGGCCTTTTAGAAAACATGGAGTTGTTCCTTTGGCCACATACATGCGAATCTACAAGAAAGCTGATATTGTAGATATCAAGGGAATGGGCACTGTACAAAAAGGAATGCCCCACAAGTGTTACCATGGCAAAACCGGAAGAGTCTACAATGTTCCCCAGCATGCTGTTGGCATCATTGTAAACAAACAAGTTAAGGGCAAGATTCTTGCCAAGAGAATTAATGTGCATACGGAGCATATTAAGCACTCTAAGAGCCGAGATAGCTTCCTGAAACgggtgaaggaaaatgatcagaaaaagaaggaagccaaagagaagggTACTTGGGTTCAGCTGAAGCGCCAGCCTGCTCCACCCAGAGAAGCACACTTCGTGAGAACTAATGGAAAAGAGACTGAGCTGCTGGAGCCCATTCCCTACGAGTTCATGGCATGA
- the NUDT7 gene encoding peroxisomal coenzyme A diphosphatase NUDT7 isoform X1, with protein MSRPCPPQEPVRNSLINDAKAHLRKHDVGTKYSHLSSNKYSILLPLLAKEGKLYLLFTLRSEKLRRSPGEVCFPGGKCEPTDADDVATALREAQEEIGLHPHQVEVVCCLVPLLFDLLHGMWDLPGAGIEPVTSALAGGFLTTAPPRKPHPGFIDSNFQAQPNPDEVKNVFLVPLEYFLHPRVYHQNHLTRSGHHVITHCFEYMNPEDGLTYHIRGMTAKCALFVALIILGKKPSFEVEFNLNDLRSSSEESFLKLHKHATSKL; from the exons ATGTCGCGACCCTGTCCTCCCCAGGAGCCAGTCAG aaaCAGTTTGATAAATGACGCTAAGGCCCACCTAAGAAAGCATGATGTTGGGACCAAATATTCTCACTTGTCATCTAACAAATATTCCATCCTTTTACCGTTGTTGGCTAAAGAAGGAAAACTCTACCTTTTGTTCACCCTCCGGTCAGAGAAG CTGCGGAGGTCACCTGGAGAGGTCTGCTTTCCTGGAGGCAAGTGCGAACCTACGGATGCAGATGATGTGGCCACGGCTCTCCGGGAAGCCCAGGAGGAAATAGGGCTGCATCCTCATCAAGTAGAGGTCGTCTGCTGCCTGGTGCCACTGCTGTTTGAT ttgctccacggcatgtgggatcttcctggagctgggatcgaacccgtgacctctgcattggcaggcggattcttaaccactgcgccacctaggaagccccatccaG GATTTATAGACTCCAACTTCCAGGCCCAGCCTAACCCTGATGAAGTTAAGAATGTGTTCCTGGTGCCTCTGGAATATTTCCTGCATCCCCGTGTCTACCACCAGAATCACCTGACACGCTCTGGTCATCATGTTATTACTCACTGCTTTGAGTACATGAACCCTGAAGACGGTCTGACTTATCATATCAGGGGAATGACTGCAAAATGTGCCTTGTTTGTTGCcttaattattttggggaagAAACCCTCCTTTGAGGTTGAATTTAATCTCAACGATCTGAGGTCATCCTCTGAAGAGTCTTTCCTGAAGCTTCATAAACATGCTACAAGCAAGTTATGA